One region of Tachysurus vachellii isolate PV-2020 chromosome 11, HZAU_Pvac_v1, whole genome shotgun sequence genomic DNA includes:
- the plcxd3 gene encoding PI-PLC X domain-containing protein 3, translated as MASSHGKGELRHADWMANLPANLHALPLTNLAIPGSHDSFSFYIDEASPVGPEQPETVQNFVSVFGAVAKKLMRKWLATQTMNFSSQLEAGIRFFDLRISTKPRDPENELYFAHGLFSATVREGLEQISAFLSSHAREIVFLDFNHFYGVQNLHHEKLVQMLHTVFGDRLCPVVFAEEVSLKYLWEKEYQVLVFYHSPMALEVPFLWPGQMMPSPWANTTDPEKLIQFLQMSLTERRRKGTFFVSQVVLTPKASTVMKGVTSGLRETITERALPGMMQWIRSQRPGESGVNIITADFVELGDFISAVITLNYYLGEDDEEDAT; from the exons ATGGCTTCGTCTCACGGTAAAGGGGAGCTGCGCCACGCGGACTGGATGGCAAACCTGCCCGCTAACCTGCACGCGCTTCCGCTCACCAACCTCGCCATACCGG GATCCCATGACTCTTTCAGCTTTTACATTGATGAAGCATCTCCTGTTGGACCTGAACAACCCGAAACGGTGCAGAATTTTGTCTCAGTTTTTGGAGCTGTGGCTAAAAAGCTGATGAGGAAGTGGCTCGCAACGCAAACCATGAACTTTTCCAGCCAGTTAGAGGCTGGGATTCGTTTTTTTGACCTTCGTATCTCTACTAAACCCCGAGATCCTGAAAATGAGCTGTACTTTGCCCATGGGCTCTTTAGTGCCACAGTACGTGAAGGTTTGGAACAGATCAGTGCTTTTCTCTCCTCCCATGCTCGTGAAATTGTCTTTTTGGACTTTAATCATTTTTACGGTGTGCAGAACCTGCATCATGAAAAGTTGGTTCAGATGCTTCACACTGTGTTTGGAGATCGTCTCTGTCCCGTGGTTTTTGCTGAGGAAGTGAGTCTGAAGTATTTATGGGAGAAAGAGTACCAGGTGTTGGTGTTTTATCACAGCCCGATGGCCCTGGAGGTGCCATTTCTATGGCCGGGTCAGATGATGCCATCTCCATGGGCCAACACCACTGACCCAGAAAAACTCATTCAGTTCCTCCAGATGTCATTGACCGAGCGCAGACGGAAAGGGACATTTTTTGTTTCCCAGGTTGTTCTGACACCTAAAGCGAGCACAGTGATGAAAGGAGTCACCAGTGGACTTAGAGAGACCATCACAGAGAG AGCTCTTCCAGGGATGATGCAGTGGATTCGGTCTCAGCGTCCAGGCGAAAGTGGTGTTAACATTATCACGGCTGATTTTGTGGAGCTTGGCGATTTCATAAGTGCTGTTATTACTCTTAATTATTATCTTGgcgaagatgatgaagaagatgccACCTGA
- the c7a gene encoding complement component C7, whose product MTMFRSFVLFLFILRKSSVTSVAQINCVWGPWSTWTPCNACTKTQTQIRSVSVYPQFNGYLCSGPSLHIKNCETTQGCPLEEGCGNRFRCQSGKCVSQSLVCNSDHDCEDGSDEWRCDSQHVCDLQRPPPQIEASGLGYDIVKEEFRGSVINTQVFGGQCRKIFSGDHQNFYRLPQSTLGYSFQVTAKNDFSSEFYRSSWDYMRRIENHEKTTGTTSGHNRVTSTEDLKKIQSKQLVEISSDIEVARVQNQLPQYLPISEDFWRALSSLPVVYDYSAYRQVLDRFGTHYVSEGTLGGRFRALLYFSQDFIESRKHTVQDFYECVKETHTVFFFISWTTEKCGNFFDEIINNFNVNKQKSSKRVRAFGGHTAYISKLQTLDVNDAAGNLNTFSMWAGSVKNFPILISFKTQPLYELVKEVSCSDVKKLHLKRATEEYLRERDSCRCSPCRNNGLSVLKDGVCLCVCKLGTEGLACEFGAPVNEEPGVTDGGWSCWSEWSSCSNARHSRTRSCTRPRPQNGKDCIGNTAETRSCDEEEELQYLRTMQPHCFDQSLEPTKSCTSPPALHNGFVLDLRDFYTIGSKIEYSCIDGYHLIGNPIAECTEEETWRKFPMECKRTTCDPPLLSPHVIPSLWRTSYKIGDSVLLTCGDGRQRIGPDEIVCNSGLSWSPEPKNTECSAVTIPPAHVECEPWENRAENSCVCKIPHQCKPSLEVCLNNTERSRISRLSVCKARALQCLGHQYTVTAHSACQWPDSVTAVCPQCSLWTTCDEQTNTCVCKTMDDCIPSSRWINICVHLTEDSLVSTVTECEVGVRQCRGESLQIVKLQACEV is encoded by the exons ATGACCATG tttcgcagttttgtgttgtttctgtttATCCTGAGAAA GTCCTCAGTCACATCAGTGGCACAGATTAACTGTGTTTGGGGTCCGTGGTCCACCTGGACCCCCTGCAATGCCTGCACAAAAACACAG actcAGATCCGCTCTGTCTCAGTTTACCCACAGTTTAATGGTTATCTGTGCTCAGGGCCTTCACTCCACATCAAAAACTGTGAAACAACTCAAGGCTGCCCTCTAGAGGAAGGATGTGGGAATCGCTTCCGCTGTCAAtctg GAAAATGTGTCAGTCAGAGTTTGGTGTGTAATAGTGATCATGACTGTGAGGATGGATCTGATGAATGGAGATGTGACAGCCAGCATGTTTGTGATCTACAGAGACCTCCACCACAGATAGAAGCTTCTGGACTagg gtaTGACATAGTGAAGGAGGAGTTTAGAGGAAGTGTAATAAACACTCAGGTTTTTGGTGGTCAGTGTAGAAAAATATTCAGTGGAGATCATCAGAACTTTTACAGACTTCCACAGAGCACCTTGGGTTACTCCttccag GTCACAGCTAAAAATGATTTCTCGAGTGAGTTCTATAGAAGCTCGTGGGACTACATGAGAAGAATCGAAAACCATGAGAAGACGACAGGGACAACGAGTGGACACAACCGTGTCACCTCCACTGAAGACCTGAAGAAGATACAG TCTAAGCAGTTGGTGGAGATCAGCAGTGACATTGAAGTGGCTCGTGTCCAGAATCAGTTGCCGCAGTATCTCCCTATCTCTGAGGACTTCTGGAGAGCTCTGTCCTCTCTCCCTGTAGTGTATGACTACTCCGCATACCGCCAAGTGCTGGACAGGTTTGGAACACACTACGTGTCTGAGGGAACATTAGGAGGAAGGTTCAGAGCTCTGCTTTACTTCAGCCAGGACTTTATAGAGAGCAGAA AACACACGGTGCAGGATTTTTACGAGTGTGTTAAGGAGACACACACTGTCTTCTTCTTTATCAGTTGGACGACTGAAAAGTGCGGAAATTTTTTTGACGAAATAATTAACAATTTCA ATGTCAATAAGCAAAAGAGCTCCAAGAGGGTGAGAGCATTTGGAGGACACACTGCTTACATCTCCAAACTTCAAACACTGGATGTTAATGACGCAGCAGGAAACCTGAACACCTTCTCCATGTGGGCCGGTTCTGTGAAGAACTTCCCTATTCTTATCAGCTTCAAG ACACAGCCACTGTATGAGTTGGTGAAGGAAGTGTCGTGTTCGGATGTGAAGAAGCTGCACCTGAAGCGAGCGACAGAAGAATATCTGAGGGAAAGAGACTCGTGCCGCTGTAGTCCATGCAGGAACAACGGCCTCTCAGTGCTGAAAGAtggagtgtgtctctgtgtgtgtaaactggGAACAGAAGGACTCGCATGTGAGTTTGGTGCACCAGTGAATGAAGAACCAG gtgtgactGATGGAGGTTGGTCCTGCTGGTCAGAGTGGAGTTCCTGCTCTAACGCTCGTCACAGTCGGACTCGATCCTGCACTCGGCCTCGACCACAGAACGGAAAAGACTGCATCGgaaacacagcagaaacacGGAGCtgtgatgaggaagaggagctgCAGTATCTACG CACGATGCAGCCGCACTGCTTCGATCAAAGTCTGGAGCCCACAAAGAGCTGCACAAGTCCTCCTGCACTACACAACGGCTTCGTGCTG GACCTCCGAGACTTTTATACAATCGGCAGTAAAATCGAATATTCCTGCATAGACGGTTATCATCTGATCGGAAATCCCATAGCTGAATGTacagaggaagaaacctggaggAAATTCCCAATGGAGTGCAAAC GTACCACATGTGACCCTCCGCTCCTCTCACCACATGTGATTCCCAGCCTGTGGAGAACGAGCTATAAGATCGGAGACTCCGTCCTGCTGACGTGTGGAGACGGGAGACAGAGAATCGGCCCGGACGAGATTGTGTGTAACTCGGGTTTGTCCTGGTCACCTGAACCTAAAAACACTGAATGTTCTGCAG TGACTATACCTCCAGCTCATGTGGAGTGTGAGCCATGGGAGAACCGAGCTGAAAATAGCTGTGTTTGTAAAATTCCCCATCAGTGCAA GCCGTCTCTGGAGGTGTGTTTGAACAATACAGAGAGAAGTCGGATCAgcagactgagtgtgtgtaaagctcGAGCCCTGCAGTGTTTGGGTCATCAGTATACAGTAACTGCACACAGCGCCTGCCAGTGGCCAGACTCTGTCACTGCAGTGTGTCCTCAGTGTTCTCTCTGGACCACGTGTGATG AACAAACCAACACGTGCGTCTGTAAAACGATGGACGATTGTATTCCATCATCTCGCTGGATCAACATTTGTGTACATCTTACTGAAGACTCGCTGGTATCCACGGTAACGGAGTGTGAGGTTGGAGTGCGACAATGCCGAGGGGAAAGTCTTCAGATTGTTAAACTACAAGCTTGTGAGGTGTAA